A window of the Lolium perenne isolate Kyuss_39 chromosome 7, Kyuss_2.0, whole genome shotgun sequence genome harbors these coding sequences:
- the LOC127314281 gene encoding uncharacterized protein, producing the protein MGVVIEREEWVLTPLAYPLLAAASLAAVLLLPHFSRWHSAVVAPSSPSPFDVGTTPFIRFRRAFLLLFSLASVVEGIQLVFGEDEFARCGFGREQMAARLAAATVAALFLGGASGIVADKLGPQRACIFYWMLQLVVGAFKSFSGLRCSWINNFILALASSMFSFCFETWIVLEHEKQGQKQDSLFDTFWLMTFFESVSLVGSQGITNLLLDDDDKGILLPYLFAALVSTIGILYIRKAPVTSTNQHASVIGSYQKSFFAHVLRDKRVLILVLAQASVQFSVSAFWFLWTPTIVADGRDAPLSLIYPCFLVSRMLGSAAFPWFYGAMAPLQNEDSLTTAYIAAGLALSIVAYDYQEIGTLVILFCIFHACVGFILPSLARFRTMYLPNELRGGMMSFSLALANAPIFVFLLQGAYHRNIANSTILGLAACGLLSAGGCIHMLRRWRKHTRQNTRSL; encoded by the exons TCGTCGCCCCGTCGTCCCCCTCCCCCTTCGACGTCGGAACCACCCCCTTCATCCGCTTCCGCCGCGCCTTCCTGCTCCTCTTCTCCCTTGCATCCG tggtggaggggatCCAGTTGGTATTCGGGGAGGATGAGTTTGCGCGGTGCGGGTTCGGCAGGGAGCAGATGGCCGCGCGCCTTGCGGCTGCCACGGTCGCGGCGCTCTTTCTTGGCGGTGCCTCTGGCATTGTCGCCGACAAACT AGGACCACAGCGTGCTTGCATATTTTACTGGATGCTTCAGCTTGTGGTGGGTGCCTTCAAAAGTTTCAGTGGCCTTCGTTGTTCATGGATCAACAATTTCATTTTGGCTCTTGCTTCTTCAATGTTCTCGTTCTGTTTTGAGACATGGATTGTCCTAGAGCATGAGAAG CAAGGCCAGAAGCAAGATTCGCTGTTTGATACCTTTTGGCTGATGACGTTCTTCGAATCGGTCTCTCTAGTTGGAAGTCAAGGAATCACAAATTTATTGCTTGATGATGATGACAAAGGAATCTTGCTTCCGTACTTGTTTGCAGCCTTAGTGTCAACAATAGGAATACTGTATATCAGAAAAGCACCAGTTACCAGTACAAATCAGCATGCATCCGTCATTGGAAGCTACCAAAAATCCTTTTTTGCTCATGTCCTCAGAG ACAAAAGAGTGCTGATCCTGGTCTTAGCTCAAGCAAGTGTCCAGTTCTCTGTATCAGCCTTTTGGTTTCTGTGGACACCAACAATAGTG GCTGATGGAAGGGATGCTCCGCTGTCCCTAATCTACCCATGTTTCCTAGTCTCAAGAATGCTTGGAAGTGCTGCTTTTCCATGGTTTTATGGAGCCATGGCTCCTCTCCAGAACGAGGATAGCCTGACAACAGCATACATTGCCGCTGGGCTTGCTTTGTCGATTGTGGCTTATGATTACCAG GAGATTGGGACACTGGTGATACTGTTCTGCATCTTCCACGCATGCGTGGGCTTTATTTTACCTTCACTAGCAAGATTTAGGACAAT GTACCTGCCAAACGAACTACGTGGGGGCATGATGAGCTTTTCGCTAGCATTGGCAAATGCACCTATCTTCGTTTTCCTCTTACAG GGCGCCTACCATCGAAACATCGCCAATTCAACCATTCTAGGCCTTGCAGCCTGTGGCCTTTTATCTGCTGGGGGTTGCATTCATATGCTCAGGCGCTGGAGAAAACACACCCGGCAAAACACACGTAGCCTGTAG
- the LOC127314279 gene encoding acyl transferase 5 yields MAGKPTVAKSPPALIPPAGPTPGGTLPLSCIDKTISGLVNIIQVFPPSSLSADHDDQGAAVAAMRSGFARALVPYYPVAGRITPSGLAVDCTGEGVWFVEAAASCALADVDGLESFPLPIPGELLLPRPPPGEKLDGLILMAQATRFTCGGFAVGITFSHTVFDGYGAARFLTAVGELARGLPAPSVAPVWDRHLIPDPPSPPPPFFAVVTEFSRLVTQVADISAESIQRVKKEFKQAAGEGCSTFDAVTAVVFKCRALALAGALPDVADVRVSFPAGTRHLLRDVLPAVDGYYGNCVYLGCVGRISRAARESALAELVGAVREAKEAVAAGFADWRRGVYRYDVPLDYSTAILSDASRLGFDEVDYGFGEPAFYTYPHDDKANFAATLLVVRPPAPRRGGVRVLIRCVEEPHAAIFAAELAKFA; encoded by the coding sequence ATGGCCGGCAAGCCCACCGTTGCCAAGTCGCCGCCGGCACTTATCCCGCCGGCCGGGCCAACCCCTGGCGGCACACTCCCGCTCTCCTGCATCGACAAGACCATCTCTGGTCTCGTCAACATCATCCAGGTCTTTCccccgtcctcgctctccgccgacCACGATGACCaaggcgccgccgtggccgcgatGCGCAGCGGGTTTGCGAGGGCTCTTGTGCCGTACTACCCGGTGGCCGGTCGCATCACCCCGTCCGGCCTAGCGGTGGACTGCACTGGTGAGGGCGTCTGGTTCGTGGAGGCCGCCGCGAGCTGCGCGCTCGCCGACGTGGACGGCCTTGAGTCCTTCCCTCTGCCCATCCCCGGGGAGCTCCTCCTCCCGCGCCCTCCCCCAGGCGAGAAGCTCGACGGCCTCATTCTCATGGCTCAGGCGACGAGGTTCACCTGCGGTGGGTTCGCCGTTGGGATCACCTTCAGCCACACCGTGTTTGACGGGTACGGCGCGGCGCGGTTCCTGACGGCTGTGGGGGAGCTAGCGCGGGGGCTCCCAGCGCCGTCGGTGGCTCCGGTGTGGGACCGCCACTTGATCCCTGACCCGCCCAGCCCGCCGCCTCCGTTTTTCGCGGTCGTCACGGAGTTCAGCCGGCTCGTGACCCAGGTGGCGGACATCTCGGCGGAGAGCATCCAGCGCGTCAAGAAAGAGTTCAAGCAGGCTGCGGGGGAGGGCTGCTCCACCTTCGACGCGGTGACAGCCGTCGTGTTTAAGTGCCGCGCGCTGGCACTGGCGGGGGCGCTCCCGGACGTCGCCGACGTCCGGGTCAGCTTCCCTGCCGGCACGCGACACCTCCTCCGCGACGTGCTGCCGGCAGTGGACGGGTACTACGGCAACTGCGTGTACCTGGGGTGCGTCGGTAGGATCAGCAGGGCCGCCCGGGAGTCGGCGCTGGCGGAGTTGGTCGGCGCAGTACGGGAGGCGAAGGAGGCCGTCGCTGCGGGGTTCGCGGACTGGAGACGCGGCGTCTATCGCTACGACGTGCCGCTGGACTACAGCACGGCGATTCTGTCGGACGCGAGCCGCCTCGGGTTCGATGAGGTGGACTACGGTTTCGGTGAGCCCGCGTTCTATACGTACCCGCACGACGACAAGGCCAACTTCGCCGCGACGCTCCTAGTCGTCAGGCCGCCGGCGCCCAGGCGCGGGGGCGTCCGGGTGCTGATCCGCTGCGTCGAGGAGCCGCACGCCGCCATCTTCGCTGCCGAGCTCGCCAAGTTTGCCTAG